One genomic region from Lepidochelys kempii isolate rLepKem1 chromosome 19, rLepKem1.hap2, whole genome shotgun sequence encodes:
- the RLF gene encoding zinc finger protein Rlf isoform X3 — MVRIQSVYTVNKLVTREGPSFLQMRVKHLMKSNCIPQATVLSKLCADSPEISNVSSFRQAYITCLCSMLPNEDSIKEIAKVDCKEVLEIICNLESEGQDNTAFILCTTYLTQQLQTATVYCSWELTLFWSKLQRRIDPSLDSFLERCRQFGIIAKTLQHLFFLIRVIQSEAEEAGLAVSILLCVRALQIRSNGNDEMKTSVCKTIACLLPVDLEVRRACQLTEFLLEPSLDGYNVLEELHLQPDQKFDEENALVPNSLRCELLLALKAYWPFDPEFWDWKTLKRHCLKLLGKDASDSEDDASCNDMSVNETDLLETLLSDCDETKEHKYYEGGKEASHQQKEKTRVKKPIGSSERYQRWLQYKFFCVLCKRECIEARILHHSKMHMEDGIYTCPVCTKKFKRKEFFVPHVMEHVKMPPSRTYRPKKKILLKKERSPQKISTSRNPYASPEEKQQQPQSSEKNKSDIHEYVTFSQLENYHLQDRDIYPCPGTDCSRVFKQFKYLSVHLKAEHQNNDENAKHYLDMKNRREKCAFCRRHFMTSFHLQEHERVHCGPQPYMCVSMDCYARFGSVNELLNHKQMHEDLRYKCELNGCNIVFSDLGQLYHHEAQHFRDASYTCNFLGCKKFYYSKTEFQNHLVMHNITISNGEVKETSVKLEEPISKDSCSYLPESQLVDQADHFSPYENLTLSVGSTSSQEILQIKEEAVSDNDETDSESNCSVYFGSHRTTTVVTKKQASPLIETITQNQTIPGSLISQQGVFHPSGLKQQCSHVAVCFDGKKITCGFEGCSSTYKNARGMQKHLRRVHPYHFKHNKKKMGIKAKDIFNLINDSQNSKTTGDLSADLRHNSDTNTDSPESLYCNTNSKRKNCLKEEICSSPETSFYEGSTVPNIEDAMLELLLGLKHLSLKSNFTANSSTLTHKPFLGSLQSYPSNDAKSPQSVVNETTSELHFQDQQHNLPTQYLTQLAAKPFFCERQGCKYEFVTREALLMHYVKKHNYSKEKVLQLNMFQHRYSPFKCHICQRSFTRKTHLRIHYRNKHQIGNEKITHKLFANEKCEHIGACAEGKLKNNAVSTPGFCTNRDEEHTEQTEQSAEQLCHPKKEECSSETDLESSEDTDSNVTGKPSKISSLNSHREELEAREGRGSKRTVAKGNLCYILHKYHKPFHCIHKSCNSAFTNQKGLIRHYRTVHQYNKEQLCLEKDKARTKRELVKCKKIFACKYKECSKRFLCSKALAKHCSDFHNLDQLEDQKVLSEMESARFRCNQPQCPAVFHTFNKLKHHLIEQHANEEELNKDFEIHCDLNGCDRIFTNYSHYSQHVYFRHSEYYGSLLGKHKKEQDNLLNDKNEQDCLKDQYDINENEKQIKEKSKKIGKNKEKHLIHFKTKEEALKMCREKSNQTQYPCMVQGCLSVVKLESSIVRHYKRTHQMTSMYIEQQTAKLVVCVKSGTMVKKEPSSETELSLNKEEPREFKKENTMHTDNLHENGKHCVPNTAYDHQDTGNENQNRSAANNVVFDTGAFLYSGTLKYKHSSKTSCFEECSITEPLCKTEGLPESRENSSYFNSLPLQLPREKETEGWQHSNQNAKKNSLHPTRNKVQKHSLSRPFDLKAYKPMGFESSFLKFIQESEEKDDDDDEWESPEQFQIGGVLQKDRDLQRSVIVDNFVCENTEVSIPQNHGPAVHGQLTEVQPLLSTESTSIPSLENLRAILDKALTDCGDLALKQLHYLRPVVVLERSRFSTPLIGLFPTKKSDELCVGST; from the coding sequence GCAGAAGAAGCAGGTCTTGCTGTGTCTATTTTGTTATGTGTGAGAGCGCTTCAGATCAGATCAAATGGAAATGATGAAATGAAGACATCTGTATGTAAAACAATTGCATGCCTTTTACCAGTGGATCTTGAAGTTAGAAGAGCATGTCAGCTCACTGAGTTTTTGCTCGAGCCAAGTTTGGATGGATACAATGTGCTGGAAGAATTGCATTTGCAACCAGATCAGAAATTTGATGAAGAAAATGCACTGGTTCCCAACTCACTACGTTGTGAGCTTCTGTTAGCTTTAAAAGCGTATTGGCCATTTGATCCTGAATTTTGGGACTGGAAGACTTTAAAACGGCATTGTCTTAAACTCTTAGGGAAAGACGCTTCTGATTCTGAAGACGATGCAAGTTGTAATGATATGTCAGTCAATGAAACTGACTTGTTAGAAACTCTTTTGAGTGATTGTGATGAGACTAAAGAACATAAATACTATGAAGGAGGAAAAGAGGCATCACATCAACAGAAGGAGAAAACAAGAGTGAAAAAGCCAATCGGATCTTCTGAAAGATACCAGAGATGGCTCCAATACAAATTCTTCTGTGTGTTATGCAAAAGGGAATGTATAGAGGCTAGAATACTACATCATTCTAAGATGCACATGGAAGATGGTATTTATACATGCCCAGTGTGTACAAAAAAGTTCAAGAGAAAGGAATTTTTTGTACCACATGTAATGGAGCATGTTAAAATGCCACCTAGTAGAACATatagaccaaaaaagaaaatactgttGAAAAAAGAGAGATCACCACAAAAGATTAGTACATCCAGAAACCCTTATGCATCACCagaggaaaagcagcagcaacCACAAtcatctgaaaaaaacaaaagtgaCATACATGAATATGTCACATTTAGCCAATTAGAAAATTACCATCTGCAAGACAGAGACATATATCCATGTCCTGGCACAGACTGCTCTAGAGTATTTaagcaatttaaatatttaagtgTACATCTAAAGGCTGAACATCAAAACAATGATGAAAATGCAAAACACTACTTGGATATGAAAAACAGAAGAGAGAAGTGTGCTTTTTGCCGACGTCACTTCATGACATCCTTTCATCTGCAGGAGCACGAACGAGTGCATTGTGGTCCTCAGCCTTACATGTGTGTGTCTATGGATTGTTATGCTAGATTTGGGTCTGTTAATGAATTATTAAATCACAAACAAATGCATGAAGATCTACGTTATAAGTGTGAATTAAATGGCTGCAACATAGTTTTCAGTGACTTGGGGCAGCTTTACCACCATGAAGCTCAGCATTTTAGGGATGCATCATACACATGTAACTTTCTTGGTTGCAAAAAGTTCTATTATTCAAAAACAGAATTTCAGAATCACCTTGTAATGCATAATATTACAATATCAAATGGAGAAGTGAAGGAGACATCAGTTAAACTTGAAGAGCCTATTTCAAAAGACAGTTGCAGTTATCTTCCTGAGTCTCAACTGGTTGATCAAGCAGATCATTTTAGTCCATATGAAAATCTTACTTTGTCTGTGGGCTCAACAAGTTCTCAAGAAATCCTACAGATTAAGGAAGAAGCTGTCTCTGACAATGACGAAACTGATAGCGAAAGCAACTGTAGTGTTTATTTTGGGAGCCACAGAACCACTACTGTAGTAACCAAAAAGCAGGCATCCCCTTTGATAGAAACAATAACTCAGAATCAAACAATTCCTGGTAGCCTAATATCCCAACAGGGAGTCTTTCACCCTTCCGGTTTAAAACAACAATGCTCCCATGTGGCAGTTTGTTTTGATGGGAAAAAAATTACCTGTGGTTTTGAAGGATGTAGTTCAACATACAAAAATGCCAGAGGTATGCAAAAACATCTTCGAAGGGTTCATCCATACCATTtcaaacataacaaaaaaaagatggggatcaaAGCTAAAGATATTTTTAATCTAATCAATGATAGTCAAAACAGCAAAACTACTGGAGATCTTAGTGCAGATCTTAGGCATAATTCGGATACAAATACTGACTCTCCAGAAAGTCTGTATTGTAATACAAATTCTAAAAGAAAAAATTGTCTCAAGGAAGAAATTTGTTCTTCCCCAGAAACTTCCTTTTATGAAGGTTCTACGGTGCCAAATATTGAAGATGCCATGTTGGAACTTCTGTTGGGCTTGAAACATTTAAGTTTAAAGTCTAACTTTACTGCAAATTCTTCCACTTTAACACACAAGCCTTTTTTAGGGTCATTACAGTCATATCCATCAAATGATGCCAAGAGTCCTCAATCAGTTGTCAATGAAACTACCTCAGAACTTCATTTTCAAGATCAACAACACAACTTACCTACACAGTATCTCACTCAACTGGCAGCTAAACCATTTTTCTGTGAACGTCAAGGCTGTAAATATGAGTTTGTGACCAGAGAAGCTCTCTTAATGCATTATGTTAAAAAACATAATTATTCCAAGGAAAAAGTTCTTCAGTTAAATATGTTTCAGCATCGGTATTCACCATTTAAATGCCATATTTGTCAAAGATCATTTACAAGAAAAACACACCTTAGAATTCATTATAGAAACAAACATCAAATTGGCAATGAGAAGATAACTCACAAGCTGTTTGCTAATGAAAAATGTGAGCACATAGGTGCATGTGCAGAGGGCAAGCTAAAAAATAATGCAGTTTCAACGCCTGGTTTCTGTACTAATAGAGATGAAGAGCATACTGAACAAACTGAGCAATCTGCTGAGCAGCTGTGTCACCCGAAGAAGGAAGAGTGTAGTTCTGAAACTGATTTGGAATCCAGTGAAGACACAGATAGTAATGTAACTGGAAAACCCTCTAAAATATCCTCACTAAACAGCCACAGGGAAGAATTGGAAGCAAGAGAGGGGAGAGGAAGTAAAAGAACAGTTGCCAAAGGAAATTTATGTTATATATTGCATAAGTACCACAAACCATTCCATTGTATTCATAAAAGTTGCAACTCTGCCTTTACCAATCAGAAAGGCTTGATTCGTCACTATAGAACTGTACATCAGTATAACAAAGAACAGCTTTGTTTAGAAAAAGACAAAGCAAGAACAAAAAGGGAACTTgtcaaatgtaaaaaaatatttgcatgcaAATACAAAGAATGTAGTAAACGCTTTTTATGTTCTAAGGCTCTTGCTAAGCATTGCAGTGACTTTCATAACCTTGATCAGTTAGAGGATCAAAAAGTGCTTTCTGAAATGGAATCTGCAAGATTTCGATGTAACCAGCCTCAATGCCCTGCTGTATTTCATACTTTTAACAAGCTAAAGCATCACTTGATAGAACAGCATGCTAATGAAGAAGAACTAAACAAAGACTTTGAAATTCATTGTGACCTTAATGGCTGTGATAGGATTTTTACAAATTACAGCCATTACTCTCAACATGTATATTTCCGCCATAGTGAATATTATGGTAGTCTCCTTGGAAAACATAAAAAGGAGCAGGATAATCTGCTTAATGATAAAAATGAACAAGACTGTTTGAAAGATCAGTATGATATAAATGAGAATGAGAAGCAGATAAAAGAAAAATCTAAGAAAATtggcaaaaataaagaaaaacatttgattcattttaaaacaaaggagGAAGCCCTGAAAATGTGCAGAGAGAAATCTAACCAGACTCAGTACCCTTGCATGGTTCAAGGGTGTCTATCTGTAGTAAAATTGGAAAGCAGTATTGTGAGGCATTATAAACGCACACATCAGATGACCAGTATGTATATAGAACAACAGACTGCGAAACTGGTAGTTTGTGTTAAAAGTGGTACAATGGTTAAAAAGGAACCCTCTTCAGAAACAGAACTATCGTTAAATAAAGAGGAACCCAGagagtttaaaaaggaaaatacaatGCACACAGACAACCTGCATGAAAATGGAAAACATTGTGTACCAAACACTGCTTATGATCATCAAGATACTGGCAATGAAAATCAAAATAGGAGTGCAGCAAATAATGTGGTTTTTGACACGGGTGCTTTTTTGTATTCAGGcactttaaaatataaacatagtTCAAAAACCAGTTGTTTTGAAGAATGTAGTATAACGGAGCCTTTGTGTAAAACTGAAGGTTTACCTGAAAGTAGAGAAAACAGTTCTTATTTTAACAGTTTACCTTTGCAGTTACCAAGGGAGAAAGAGACAGAAGGCTGGCAACACAGCAATCAGAATGCTAAAAAAAATTCACTCCACCCCACAAGAAACAAGGTTCAGAAGCATTCATTGTCCAGACCATTTGATTTAAAGGCATATAAACCAATGGGATTTGAATCCTCATTTCTAAAATTTATTCAGGAAAGTGAGgaaaaagatgatgatgatgatgaatggGAGTCCCCAGAACAATTTCAAATAGGTGGTGTCTTACAAAAAGATAGAGACTTACAAAGGAGTGTGATAGTAGACAACTTTGTGTGTGAAAACACAGAAGTAAGCATACCCCAAAATCATGGACCTGCAGTGCATGGGCAGTTAACAGAAGTACAGCCTTTATTATCAACGGAGTCGACATCTATCCCTTCTTTAGAAAACTTGAGGGCCATATTGGACAAGGCACTAACAGACTGTGGAGACCTTGCCTTAAAACAACTCCATTACTTACGACCAGTAGTTGTCCTTGAAAGATCCAGATTTTCCACACCCCTTATAGGCTTATTTCCAACAAAAAAGTCAGATGAACTTTGTGTAGGAAGTACATAA
- the RLF gene encoding zinc finger protein Rlf isoform X4 — MRLFSSTDGPSTLKNSPLTGPLLWMWWELTLFWSKLQRRIDPSLDSFLERCRQFGIIAKTLQHLFFLIRVIQSEAEEAGLAVSILLCVRALQIRSNGNDEMKTSVCKTIACLLPVDLEVRRACQLTEFLLEPSLDGYNVLEELHLQPDQKFDEENALVPNSLRCELLLALKAYWPFDPEFWDWKTLKRHCLKLLGKDASDSEDDASCNDMSVNETDLLETLLSDCDETKEHKYYEGGKEASHQQKEKTRVKKPIGSSERYQRWLQYKFFCVLCKRECIEARILHHSKMHMEDGIYTCPVCTKKFKRKEFFVPHVMEHVKMPPSRTYRPKKKILLKKERSPQKISTSRNPYASPEEKQQQPQSSEKNKSDIHEYVTFSQLENYHLQDRDIYPCPGTDCSRVFKQFKYLSVHLKAEHQNNDENAKHYLDMKNRREKCAFCRRHFMTSFHLQEHERVHCGPQPYMCVSMDCYARFGSVNELLNHKQMHEDLRYKCELNGCNIVFSDLGQLYHHEAQHFRDASYTCNFLGCKKFYYSKTEFQNHLVMHNITISNGEVKETSVKLEEPISKDSCSYLPESQLVDQADHFSPYENLTLSVGSTSSQEILQIKEEAVSDNDETDSESNCSVYFGSHRTTTVVTKKQASPLIETITQNQTIPGSLISQQGVFHPSGLKQQCSHVAVCFDGKKITCGFEGCSSTYKNARGMQKHLRRVHPYHFKHNKKKMGIKAKDIFNLINDSQNSKTTGDLSADLRHNSDTNTDSPESLYCNTNSKRKNCLKEEICSSPETSFYEGSTVPNIEDAMLELLLGLKHLSLKSNFTANSSTLTHKPFLGSLQSYPSNDAKSPQSVVNETTSELHFQDQQHNLPTQYLTQLAAKPFFCERQGCKYEFVTREALLMHYVKKHNYSKEKVLQLNMFQHRYSPFKCHICQRSFTRKTHLRIHYRNKHQIGNEKITHKLFANEKCEHIGACAEGKLKNNAVSTPGFCTNRDEEHTEQTEQSAEQLCHPKKEECSSETDLESSEDTDSNVTGKPSKISSLNSHREELEAREGRGSKRTVAKGNLCYILHKYHKPFHCIHKSCNSAFTNQKGLIRHYRTVHQYNKEQLCLEKDKARTKRELVKCKKIFACKYKECSKRFLCSKALAKHCSDFHNLDQLEDQKVLSEMESARFRCNQPQCPAVFHTFNKLKHHLIEQHANEEELNKDFEIHCDLNGCDRIFTNYSHYSQHVYFRHSEYYGSLLGKHKKEQDNLLNDKNEQDCLKDQYDINENEKQIKEKSKKIGKNKEKHLIHFKTKEEALKMCREKSNQTQYPCMVQGCLSVVKLESSIVRHYKRTHQMTSMYIEQQTAKLVVCVKSGTMVKKEPSSETELSLNKEEPREFKKENTMHTDNLHENGKHCVPNTAYDHQDTGNENQNRSAANNVVFDTGAFLYSGTLKYKHSSKTSCFEECSITEPLCKTEGLPESRENSSYFNSLPLQLPREKETEGWQHSNQNAKKNSLHPTRNKVQKHSLSRPFDLKAYKPMGFESSFLKFIQESEEKDDDDDEWESPEQFQIGGVLQKDRDLQRSVIVDNFVCENTEVSIPQNHGPAVHGQLTEVQPLLSTESTSIPSLENLRAILDKALTDCGDLALKQLHYLRPVVVLERSRFSTPLIGLFPTKKSDELCVGST; from the coding sequence GCAGAAGAAGCAGGTCTTGCTGTGTCTATTTTGTTATGTGTGAGAGCGCTTCAGATCAGATCAAATGGAAATGATGAAATGAAGACATCTGTATGTAAAACAATTGCATGCCTTTTACCAGTGGATCTTGAAGTTAGAAGAGCATGTCAGCTCACTGAGTTTTTGCTCGAGCCAAGTTTGGATGGATACAATGTGCTGGAAGAATTGCATTTGCAACCAGATCAGAAATTTGATGAAGAAAATGCACTGGTTCCCAACTCACTACGTTGTGAGCTTCTGTTAGCTTTAAAAGCGTATTGGCCATTTGATCCTGAATTTTGGGACTGGAAGACTTTAAAACGGCATTGTCTTAAACTCTTAGGGAAAGACGCTTCTGATTCTGAAGACGATGCAAGTTGTAATGATATGTCAGTCAATGAAACTGACTTGTTAGAAACTCTTTTGAGTGATTGTGATGAGACTAAAGAACATAAATACTATGAAGGAGGAAAAGAGGCATCACATCAACAGAAGGAGAAAACAAGAGTGAAAAAGCCAATCGGATCTTCTGAAAGATACCAGAGATGGCTCCAATACAAATTCTTCTGTGTGTTATGCAAAAGGGAATGTATAGAGGCTAGAATACTACATCATTCTAAGATGCACATGGAAGATGGTATTTATACATGCCCAGTGTGTACAAAAAAGTTCAAGAGAAAGGAATTTTTTGTACCACATGTAATGGAGCATGTTAAAATGCCACCTAGTAGAACATatagaccaaaaaagaaaatactgttGAAAAAAGAGAGATCACCACAAAAGATTAGTACATCCAGAAACCCTTATGCATCACCagaggaaaagcagcagcaacCACAAtcatctgaaaaaaacaaaagtgaCATACATGAATATGTCACATTTAGCCAATTAGAAAATTACCATCTGCAAGACAGAGACATATATCCATGTCCTGGCACAGACTGCTCTAGAGTATTTaagcaatttaaatatttaagtgTACATCTAAAGGCTGAACATCAAAACAATGATGAAAATGCAAAACACTACTTGGATATGAAAAACAGAAGAGAGAAGTGTGCTTTTTGCCGACGTCACTTCATGACATCCTTTCATCTGCAGGAGCACGAACGAGTGCATTGTGGTCCTCAGCCTTACATGTGTGTGTCTATGGATTGTTATGCTAGATTTGGGTCTGTTAATGAATTATTAAATCACAAACAAATGCATGAAGATCTACGTTATAAGTGTGAATTAAATGGCTGCAACATAGTTTTCAGTGACTTGGGGCAGCTTTACCACCATGAAGCTCAGCATTTTAGGGATGCATCATACACATGTAACTTTCTTGGTTGCAAAAAGTTCTATTATTCAAAAACAGAATTTCAGAATCACCTTGTAATGCATAATATTACAATATCAAATGGAGAAGTGAAGGAGACATCAGTTAAACTTGAAGAGCCTATTTCAAAAGACAGTTGCAGTTATCTTCCTGAGTCTCAACTGGTTGATCAAGCAGATCATTTTAGTCCATATGAAAATCTTACTTTGTCTGTGGGCTCAACAAGTTCTCAAGAAATCCTACAGATTAAGGAAGAAGCTGTCTCTGACAATGACGAAACTGATAGCGAAAGCAACTGTAGTGTTTATTTTGGGAGCCACAGAACCACTACTGTAGTAACCAAAAAGCAGGCATCCCCTTTGATAGAAACAATAACTCAGAATCAAACAATTCCTGGTAGCCTAATATCCCAACAGGGAGTCTTTCACCCTTCCGGTTTAAAACAACAATGCTCCCATGTGGCAGTTTGTTTTGATGGGAAAAAAATTACCTGTGGTTTTGAAGGATGTAGTTCAACATACAAAAATGCCAGAGGTATGCAAAAACATCTTCGAAGGGTTCATCCATACCATTtcaaacataacaaaaaaaagatggggatcaaAGCTAAAGATATTTTTAATCTAATCAATGATAGTCAAAACAGCAAAACTACTGGAGATCTTAGTGCAGATCTTAGGCATAATTCGGATACAAATACTGACTCTCCAGAAAGTCTGTATTGTAATACAAATTCTAAAAGAAAAAATTGTCTCAAGGAAGAAATTTGTTCTTCCCCAGAAACTTCCTTTTATGAAGGTTCTACGGTGCCAAATATTGAAGATGCCATGTTGGAACTTCTGTTGGGCTTGAAACATTTAAGTTTAAAGTCTAACTTTACTGCAAATTCTTCCACTTTAACACACAAGCCTTTTTTAGGGTCATTACAGTCATATCCATCAAATGATGCCAAGAGTCCTCAATCAGTTGTCAATGAAACTACCTCAGAACTTCATTTTCAAGATCAACAACACAACTTACCTACACAGTATCTCACTCAACTGGCAGCTAAACCATTTTTCTGTGAACGTCAAGGCTGTAAATATGAGTTTGTGACCAGAGAAGCTCTCTTAATGCATTATGTTAAAAAACATAATTATTCCAAGGAAAAAGTTCTTCAGTTAAATATGTTTCAGCATCGGTATTCACCATTTAAATGCCATATTTGTCAAAGATCATTTACAAGAAAAACACACCTTAGAATTCATTATAGAAACAAACATCAAATTGGCAATGAGAAGATAACTCACAAGCTGTTTGCTAATGAAAAATGTGAGCACATAGGTGCATGTGCAGAGGGCAAGCTAAAAAATAATGCAGTTTCAACGCCTGGTTTCTGTACTAATAGAGATGAAGAGCATACTGAACAAACTGAGCAATCTGCTGAGCAGCTGTGTCACCCGAAGAAGGAAGAGTGTAGTTCTGAAACTGATTTGGAATCCAGTGAAGACACAGATAGTAATGTAACTGGAAAACCCTCTAAAATATCCTCACTAAACAGCCACAGGGAAGAATTGGAAGCAAGAGAGGGGAGAGGAAGTAAAAGAACAGTTGCCAAAGGAAATTTATGTTATATATTGCATAAGTACCACAAACCATTCCATTGTATTCATAAAAGTTGCAACTCTGCCTTTACCAATCAGAAAGGCTTGATTCGTCACTATAGAACTGTACATCAGTATAACAAAGAACAGCTTTGTTTAGAAAAAGACAAAGCAAGAACAAAAAGGGAACTTgtcaaatgtaaaaaaatatttgcatgcaAATACAAAGAATGTAGTAAACGCTTTTTATGTTCTAAGGCTCTTGCTAAGCATTGCAGTGACTTTCATAACCTTGATCAGTTAGAGGATCAAAAAGTGCTTTCTGAAATGGAATCTGCAAGATTTCGATGTAACCAGCCTCAATGCCCTGCTGTATTTCATACTTTTAACAAGCTAAAGCATCACTTGATAGAACAGCATGCTAATGAAGAAGAACTAAACAAAGACTTTGAAATTCATTGTGACCTTAATGGCTGTGATAGGATTTTTACAAATTACAGCCATTACTCTCAACATGTATATTTCCGCCATAGTGAATATTATGGTAGTCTCCTTGGAAAACATAAAAAGGAGCAGGATAATCTGCTTAATGATAAAAATGAACAAGACTGTTTGAAAGATCAGTATGATATAAATGAGAATGAGAAGCAGATAAAAGAAAAATCTAAGAAAATtggcaaaaataaagaaaaacatttgattcattttaaaacaaaggagGAAGCCCTGAAAATGTGCAGAGAGAAATCTAACCAGACTCAGTACCCTTGCATGGTTCAAGGGTGTCTATCTGTAGTAAAATTGGAAAGCAGTATTGTGAGGCATTATAAACGCACACATCAGATGACCAGTATGTATATAGAACAACAGACTGCGAAACTGGTAGTTTGTGTTAAAAGTGGTACAATGGTTAAAAAGGAACCCTCTTCAGAAACAGAACTATCGTTAAATAAAGAGGAACCCAGagagtttaaaaaggaaaatacaatGCACACAGACAACCTGCATGAAAATGGAAAACATTGTGTACCAAACACTGCTTATGATCATCAAGATACTGGCAATGAAAATCAAAATAGGAGTGCAGCAAATAATGTGGTTTTTGACACGGGTGCTTTTTTGTATTCAGGcactttaaaatataaacatagtTCAAAAACCAGTTGTTTTGAAGAATGTAGTATAACGGAGCCTTTGTGTAAAACTGAAGGTTTACCTGAAAGTAGAGAAAACAGTTCTTATTTTAACAGTTTACCTTTGCAGTTACCAAGGGAGAAAGAGACAGAAGGCTGGCAACACAGCAATCAGAATGCTAAAAAAAATTCACTCCACCCCACAAGAAACAAGGTTCAGAAGCATTCATTGTCCAGACCATTTGATTTAAAGGCATATAAACCAATGGGATTTGAATCCTCATTTCTAAAATTTATTCAGGAAAGTGAGgaaaaagatgatgatgatgatgaatggGAGTCCCCAGAACAATTTCAAATAGGTGGTGTCTTACAAAAAGATAGAGACTTACAAAGGAGTGTGATAGTAGACAACTTTGTGTGTGAAAACACAGAAGTAAGCATACCCCAAAATCATGGACCTGCAGTGCATGGGCAGTTAACAGAAGTACAGCCTTTATTATCAACGGAGTCGACATCTATCCCTTCTTTAGAAAACTTGAGGGCCATATTGGACAAGGCACTAACAGACTGTGGAGACCTTGCCTTAAAACAACTCCATTACTTACGACCAGTAGTTGTCCTTGAAAGATCCAGATTTTCCACACCCCTTATAGGCTTATTTCCAACAAAAAAGTCAGATGAACTTTGTGTAGGAAGTACATAA